The following are encoded together in the Pseudovibrio sp. M1P-2-3 genome:
- a CDS encoding multiubiquitin domain-containing protein — protein sequence MRDEIDIESWVSSQGDTEIPQSKNYLLRLWGNDGFDEKRRISDGEPTGRQILETFDRLPADEHVLLYLPRHGKVETVELDETVNLRERGPERFFAFKSDRLHYFVVNGRRFAWGASSISVSLIKLIARVPANDTLILERSNEPDIELSDEDYVELIGLELERLVSREQSWKLNVQGVVLSFTKPFVIVKEALAEAGFDPNSGWIAILKRKGEPKLQVAMNDQIDLSLPGIEKLRLTPAEINNGEAQPAARREFALLDKDEAYLNERGFSWETFQENGRRWLILKNFVLPRGYNHDVVNIAIDVPPTYPHSEIDMFHCLPHLMLGSGLGIGETNGRTQIEGQQFQQWSRHLYGQTRWNPATDSVMTHLAVIEAALLKEVGE from the coding sequence ATGCGAGACGAAATTGACATCGAGAGCTGGGTTAGCAGCCAGGGTGATACCGAGATCCCACAAAGCAAAAACTACCTTTTACGTCTTTGGGGAAATGATGGGTTTGATGAGAAACGGAGAATTTCTGACGGGGAGCCAACTGGCCGCCAGATCCTTGAGACATTTGATCGTTTGCCAGCTGATGAACATGTACTCCTTTACCTCCCACGTCATGGCAAAGTTGAAACAGTTGAGTTGGATGAAACGGTTAACTTGAGGGAGCGTGGCCCAGAGCGCTTCTTTGCGTTCAAATCAGACAGATTGCACTATTTTGTAGTCAATGGTCGACGTTTTGCATGGGGGGCTTCGAGTATTTCAGTATCACTCATTAAATTAATTGCTCGGGTACCAGCAAATGACACCTTGATTTTAGAACGTTCTAACGAACCAGATATCGAGTTATCAGATGAAGATTATGTCGAGTTGATTGGACTAGAACTTGAGCGTTTAGTCTCACGTGAACAAAGCTGGAAGCTTAATGTTCAAGGCGTAGTTCTGTCCTTCACGAAGCCATTTGTAATCGTGAAAGAAGCATTAGCCGAAGCAGGCTTTGACCCAAATTCTGGCTGGATTGCCATACTTAAACGAAAAGGTGAACCAAAGCTACAAGTTGCTATGAATGATCAAATTGACTTGAGTTTGCCGGGAATAGAAAAACTTCGTCTTACACCAGCAGAAATCAACAATGGCGAGGCGCAACCTGCTGCCCGTCGCGAGTTTGCATTGTTGGATAAAGATGAGGCTTACCTCAATGAACGAGGTTTTTCCTGGGAAACCTTCCAAGAAAATGGGCGTCGTTGGCTGATCCTCAAGAACTTTGTTTTGCCGAGAGGCTACAATCATGACGTCGTCAATATTGCAATTGATGTACCGCCAACCTACCCGCATTCTGAAATTGATATGTTTCATTGCCTTCCGCACCTAATGCTAGGCTCAGGCTTAGGAATTGGTGAAACAAATGGAAGAACACAAATTGAAGGTCAGCAATTTCAGCAATGGTCCCGCCATCTTTACGGTCAAACACGCTGGAACCCTGCCACAGACAGTGTGATGACGCATTTAGCTGTGATTGAAGCAGCTTTGCTGAAGGAGGTTGGGGAATGA